A genomic segment from Thermoanaerobaculia bacterium encodes:
- a CDS encoding M1 family aminopeptidase — protein MIPGPSRASLRTAALVSLLAPALSGAETFSVQVDRYAHPTLGKDAAVIANATLQVGHMKVTLAKGVVAPVLAGTEPIGFFFKGNGSWRYVSATVEEYPVMRHDADKATHWKARDEQDGLAVTDSFDDLLWLAPGEKPPAGTTGAAIPENAFRHHLEAFARRKSDSVAQRLAYRARASPSAAFSWVEFSGGKQESIWFRDEVESHAEDLIALKKLEFDSANAPWEWAVETISDQPIGRSFREPPQPEVVLTRVEPEIEAAGEHAKIRVAETWENATKEPISTLHVNLRSRVFADSALDIRRNELLKVETAGGHAVDFDHRDGRLLLALPTPIEPGRSVTLAFDMEGNVLPPPSHDSYWLLGFDSWFPSPGLNGSDFTCRLKVRVKKPFVPIASGAVVARREEKDWNSLETELDHPIFLPVVLAGSYHVEDVVKDGRAYHVASYAYVNHRATEHLVTLASQIIKFYEPFLGPFPWKEFTIVEINSYGFGVAPPGTMFITREAFSPHEDDLTTMFSKSLTARFAHEIAHQWWGHQIKWPDDEEEWMSESFAEYCSALQVRAQKGNGAYNQVVRDWEGRMKDSGVSATLPTANRIEGETAFRDRFGLLYGRGPFLLAVIHREIGEEKFLTFLKTFQSNRKWRTGSSALTADLLRFLTGRSWTEFFDRYFWSTEWPTLPR, from the coding sequence GTGATCCCCGGCCCTTCTCGCGCATCCCTCCGGACCGCCGCTCTGGTGTCGCTCCTGGCGCCCGCGCTCTCGGGCGCCGAGACCTTTTCCGTCCAGGTCGACCGATATGCGCATCCGACGCTCGGGAAGGACGCGGCCGTCATCGCGAACGCGACCCTCCAGGTCGGCCACATGAAGGTGACGCTCGCCAAAGGCGTCGTCGCCCCCGTGCTCGCGGGCACGGAGCCGATCGGATTCTTCTTCAAGGGGAACGGCTCCTGGAGATACGTATCCGCGACGGTCGAGGAGTATCCCGTGATGCGGCACGACGCCGACAAGGCGACGCACTGGAAAGCGCGGGACGAGCAGGACGGACTCGCGGTCACCGATTCGTTCGACGACCTTCTCTGGCTCGCGCCCGGCGAGAAGCCGCCGGCCGGAACGACCGGCGCCGCGATTCCGGAGAATGCGTTCCGGCATCACCTCGAGGCGTTCGCGCGCCGCAAATCGGATTCCGTCGCGCAGCGTCTCGCCTACCGCGCGAGGGCCTCCCCCTCGGCGGCTTTCTCCTGGGTGGAGTTCTCGGGCGGTAAGCAGGAATCGATCTGGTTCCGCGACGAGGTCGAGTCGCATGCCGAGGACCTGATCGCCCTGAAGAAGCTCGAGTTCGACAGCGCCAACGCGCCGTGGGAATGGGCGGTCGAGACGATCTCGGACCAGCCGATCGGGCGGAGCTTCCGCGAGCCGCCCCAGCCCGAGGTCGTCCTGACGCGCGTCGAGCCGGAGATCGAGGCGGCGGGCGAACACGCGAAGATCCGGGTCGCCGAGACCTGGGAGAACGCGACGAAGGAACCGATCTCGACCCTGCACGTGAACCTCCGGAGCCGGGTGTTCGCCGATTCCGCCCTCGACATCCGCCGGAACGAGCTGCTCAAGGTCGAGACCGCCGGCGGGCACGCGGTGGACTTCGATCACCGCGACGGGCGCCTGCTCCTGGCGCTCCCGACGCCGATCGAGCCCGGCCGGTCCGTGACGCTGGCGTTCGACATGGAGGGGAACGTGCTCCCTCCGCCGTCGCACGACAGCTACTGGCTGCTGGGATTCGACTCCTGGTTCCCGAGTCCGGGACTGAACGGCTCCGATTTCACCTGCCGGCTGAAAGTGCGCGTCAAAAAGCCCTTCGTCCCGATCGCGAGCGGCGCGGTCGTGGCCCGCAGGGAGGAAAAGGACTGGAACAGCCTCGAGACGGAGCTCGACCACCCGATCTTCCTTCCCGTCGTCCTCGCCGGGAGCTACCACGTCGAGGACGTCGTCAAGGACGGCCGCGCGTACCACGTCGCCAGCTACGCCTACGTCAACCACCGCGCGACGGAACACCTCGTCACGCTCGCCTCGCAGATCATCAAGTTCTACGAACCGTTCCTCGGGCCGTTCCCCTGGAAGGAGTTCACGATCGTCGAGATCAACTCCTACGGATTCGGCGTCGCGCCGCCCGGCACCATGTTCATCACCCGCGAGGCGTTCTCGCCGCACGAGGACGACCTGACGACGATGTTCTCGAAGAGCCTCACCGCGCGGTTCGCCCACGAGATCGCGCACCAGTGGTGGGGACACCAGATCAAATGGCCCGACGACGAGGAAGAGTGGATGTCCGAGTCGTTCGCCGAATACTGCTCGGCGCTCCAGGTCCGGGCGCAGAAGGGCAACGGCGCGTACAACCAGGTCGTCCGGGACTGGGAAGGACGCATGAAGGACTCCGGGGTCTCCGCGACGCTGCCGACGGCGAACCGGATCGAGGGCGAGACGGCGTTCCGCGACCGCTTCGGCCTCCTCTACGGCCGCGGACCGTTCCTCCTCGCGGTCATCCACAGGGAGATCGGCGAGGAGAAGTTCCTCACGTTCCTGAAGACGTTCCAGTCGAACCGGAAATGGCGCACCGGGTCGTCGGCGCTCACGGCGGACCTCCTCCGCTTCCTGACCGGAAGATCCTGGACGGAGTTCTTCGACCGCTACTTCTGGTCGACCGAGTGGCCGACGCTTCCCCGGTAG